Part of the Marinobacter sp. MDS2 genome, TGCCTTGTAACCGCCATCAAGCATACTGATGCTGGCGCAGCCCAGCAGGTAATCGATGCCTTCCTGAACCAGATACCGCGCCACTTCGGTCCACAGCATGCTCAGCGCCGCTCCCGAGCGGAAATCGCTGCGAATACAGGTTCGGCCTAGCTCCGCAAATACGCCGGGATTCTGTTTCAGTCGATCAAGATTAAATTCGTCTTCCGAATAGAAACCACCAATTTTTTCAGCTATCTCACCGTGCAGAAGCCGCGTGGTTGCCACCACCTCGCCGTTTTGGTTCATAACCACGAAGTGTTCGCACCAAGGGTCAAAGCGGTCTTCGTCAATACCGGTATCCGTCTTCATATCCGCGCCATATTCGCTGGTGAATACCTCATACCTTAGCTGTTGGGCTGCAATAATTTGGGCCGACTCCTTAGCTACACCGGAGGTAAGCTTTCGGCCGCTGCTGGATGCTCTGGACTGACTCTGCATTCGTTAACCCCTTCAATGGCTGACTCGCCGCCCGCTGACCAACAGCAGACCGATTTAAGCCGAGATTAAAGACGGAGCTTTACAGGCAGATGAAGAAATTACGATGAAGCGATGACAGTTCCGTCAGTGCGAGCCTGGACTCACTCATCGACTGGAAAGTAGGCATTCAATTGCTCGATCAACCACGGTGAGTCGTCCAATGGTAAGTCATGACCTGCGTCAGGGTGCAGCTCCAGAGGACACTCAAGCGCCTTGGCCAAATCCCGGCTGCAACGCCAGTCTGTCAGGCGATCGCGATAACTCGCCAGCACAAGGGTGGGCATTTTTGGAACTTTAAGTGGTGGTTTATAGCAGGAGGCCGCATAGAGCTGACGAATCACATCGCCCCGCCGAACCGGTCGCTCACGCTGAATTGCCTGCCATTGCTGAGCAACCTCTCCACGAATGGGGCGGTTACTCGTAAGAGCCAGAATCGCGCGTTCCCGCGTATCACTGTCGGCTTGTGCCAGCATGCGCATAACGGGCGCCCATTGAGCTGGGCGCATGCGCCGCCAGGGCGAGCTCAATCTGGAACTGGAAGAAATCAGCACCAGACTCGCGCAATCTGCAGGCCGATTGAGTGCCCAATCCAGCGCCACCATACCGCCGAGAGACAGCCCAATCAGCCCAACCGGGCGCGGCAACCAGCGAGTTACCCGGTCAGCGAACTGGCGAGCCTCCGCAATGGAGTTCGGCGAGCGAAAATCCCGAGCCAGCCCAGTGCCAGGCAGGTCAACAGTATGAAATGTATCTCCGGGGCGTGCCCGTCGAAGCTGCTCTGGCCAGTCACCCCAATGAGCACTTTCCCTTGCCAGCCCTCGAATTAGCAACCAATCCATTACAGGTTCTCGCCCTTACTGTACCAATGCGCTCTGGCAGCAGCCCGCAGCCACTCACCTTCAGAAGGGGTAGGCAGCCAGCTGTCGTAATTCGCACTTGCATTGAGCAGGAAATCAAACAAAAGCATATGGCTGCGAAGAACCCGATGATGACGGTGAGTCACCAGCGGATTGAACAGCCCTTCCCGGCTGAACAACTGGCGGGGACGCTTGCGCAACCAGCGCCACGAGCCCATCTCGAGAGTCAGCGGAAGCCACGGG contains:
- a CDS encoding GNAT family N-acetyltransferase: MQSQSRASSSGRKLTSGVAKESAQIIAAQQLRYEVFTSEYGADMKTDTGIDEDRFDPWCEHFVVMNQNGEVVATTRLLHGEIAEKIGGFYSEDEFNLDRLKQNPGVFAELGRTCIRSDFRSGAALSMLWTEVARYLVQEGIDYLLGCASISMLDGGYKAWRVTQQIQQEYLAAEAFRVTPRRTLPHLASQNTQTDKIVIPPLIRSYMRLGAEVCGDPCWDPAFRCADLLVLLNVDNLAARYARRYNLEAKIA
- a CDS encoding alpha/beta fold hydrolase — protein: MDWLLIRGLARESAHWGDWPEQLRRARPGDTFHTVDLPGTGLARDFRSPNSIAEARQFADRVTRWLPRPVGLIGLSLGGMVALDWALNRPADCASLVLISSSSRLSSPWRRMRPAQWAPVMRMLAQADSDTRERAILALTSNRPIRGEVAQQWQAIQRERPVRRGDVIRQLYAASCYKPPLKVPKMPTLVLASYRDRLTDWRCSRDLAKALECPLELHPDAGHDLPLDDSPWLIEQLNAYFPVDE